The following is a genomic window from Candidatus Nezhaarchaeota archaeon.
ATGGCGTGATCTTAGATACCTTCAATATTTCTCTCAAGTCTTCCATCACCTTCATCACAACTAGCTCTGATGCTTCTGCTTTATAGTCGATTTCTTCTTCATTATATGATGGCCACTGAGACTTAGAGACAAAGTCTTCCCCACCAAGCATGCTCCATAGTTCCTCACACATGAATGGAGCGAATGGGGCTAGTAGCTTAACCCAAGTTTTAGCTACTTTCATTAACACTTTCTTGCAAGGTTTCTGTGTTCTTCTGAGGTACCACCTCAAGTCGTTCCATACTTCGAAGAGGGCTATGTTGAGGGCTGTTCTATTTTTTAGTGACTCAAGTGCGTCAGTTACAGCCTTAACCCTTCTATGAAGCCTGCTTAGGAGCCATTCATCTAAGAGGCTCATTGAGCTCGACTCTTCCATGGAGACTATGTCCACTATGAGCTTGAAAACCTGGTTTAGTTTATCCTTCATATCCCTGCAAGCCTCAAATCTCCAGTCAGGGTCGTCCATGCCTTCAGCGGCCATCATTAAAGTGCATCTAACAGCATCAGCCCCATATCTTGCTATCGCATCCCTTAAAGTGACAAAATTGCCCTTAGACTTTGACATTTTCTCTCCTTCAACCATTACTATTCCATTCACTGTGACCCCACGCGGCCATAGATCTTCAGGAAAGAGGGCTGTGTGATGGAATAGGAAGAATGTTAAGTGATTTGGTACAAGGTCCTTGCCTGACCCCCTAAGGTCAACGGGATACCAGTAGAGGAACTCCCTCCTTATCTTCTCTATGAGGTCAAGTTCTAAGCCACTAGTACTCGATGCTAGCTTTGGATTTCCCTCACCTAAGAAGACGTAGTCAAAGAACTCCTCAGTTAGGTTTTCTGCTTTTATGAGGCCTTGGTTTATGTACTTAGCTATTATGTAAAAGGCCATGTAGACCGTCGAGTCACTAAGAGTCTCAACTATCCACGATGGATCCCACGGGAGAGGAGTACCTAATCCTGTCCTTCTAGCGCAAGCCCAGTCTCTAAGCCAATCCACAACTTCAAAAAAGTAATTCCTAGCTACATCAGGGTAGATGTTTAGTTTCGTGATTAGCTTTCTTGTCTTCTCCTTCCATGCTGGGTCAGAGTACTTAAGGAACCATTGGTCCACCAGAATCTTAACTATGCACCTGGTTCCACACCTACATACCACTCTTTCAGGTAAATCGTACATCTGATCTGCCAGACCCAGTTTCTTAAGGTCTTCTGCTATCTTAGCCTTGGCTTCAAGTACTTTTAGCTTAGAATACCTCAAACAATTGTCTTTCATAGTGCCTAGATGATACTCCTTCTTGTAAATTAGTTTAGTCGCTTCATCGGCTTTAGGATCAAGCTGGTTCTCGACGCCCATCTTTTCGACAGCTTCAATGGCTGGGTGTTCACCAAAACCTTCAACCATTATTATTGATATCGGCTTAATGTTTTCTAAGACCTTTGGATTTAAGCCGTATTCCTTAAGAGTTTCTGGTCTTCTCATTAAATCCCTTAGTGCGAGCCAGTCGTATGGTGCATGTGATGGGACGCTAAATACGACGCCTGTTCCACTTTCAGGGTCTACGAAGCTTGCAGGTAGTACCACAACTTCTCGATTTACTAATGGTACCTCACAGGATAGTCCTAAGAGTTCTCTTCCAACTTTAGTGTTCACAAT
Proteins encoded in this region:
- the leuS gene encoding leucine--tRNA ligase, with protein sequence MMEIDWRGIEDKWKNRWFNEGVFEADPQPGKPKIFITFPFPYVNGSLHVGHGFSATRLDVYARFKRMQGYNVLFPFAWHWTGEPILGAAERIRKGDEKLIRTLKAIDGIPDEEIRNFANPVYMATYYMRENKKIAMSMGFSVDWRREFHTTSHHPAFSKFVTWQFNRLRKLGYIVKGTHPVVWCPNCQSPTGDHDRLEGEGVSPELYVLVKFRCEDKYLLAATFRPETIFGATNVWINPRASYVEAVIDGERWIVSEQAAFKLKEQLRNVEIVNTKVGRELLGLSCEVPLVNREVVVLPASFVDPESGTGVVFSVPSHAPYDWLALRDLMRRPETLKEYGLNPKVLENIKPISIIMVEGFGEHPAIEAVEKMGVENQLDPKADEATKLIYKKEYHLGTMKDNCLRYSKLKVLEAKAKIAEDLKKLGLADQMYDLPERVVCRCGTRCIVKILVDQWFLKYSDPAWKEKTRKLITKLNIYPDVARNYFFEVVDWLRDWACARRTGLGTPLPWDPSWIVETLSDSTVYMAFYIIAKYINQGLIKAENLTEEFFDYVFLGEGNPKLASSTSGLELDLIEKIRREFLYWYPVDLRGSGKDLVPNHLTFFLFHHTALFPEDLWPRGVTVNGIVMVEGEKMSKSKGNFVTLRDAIARYGADAVRCTLMMAAEGMDDPDWRFEACRDMKDKLNQVFKLIVDIVSMEESSSMSLLDEWLLSRLHRRVKAVTDALESLKNRTALNIALFEVWNDLRWYLRRTQKPCKKVLMKVAKTWVKLLAPFAPFMCEELWSMLGGEDFVSKSQWPSYNEEEIDYKAEASELVVMKVMEDLREILKVSKITPSTAHIYVASKWKWNVYLKALEAPSPKEALRSVMEYSKMLKVRDLKISQRIALEASSIGGDEKEVIIRAGTLDEYEILRSAMEFLEREFKFKIRVWREEEDGVYDPKGRRFNAIPYKPAIYLE